CGAGGCAGGTGCCCTTGCCTTCGTCCGGTTTGAGCAGCCCGCAGATCATGCGGATGGTCGTCGTCTTGCCCGACCCGTTGGGCCCGAGGAAGCCGACGATCTCGCCCCGCTTCACCTCTAGATCGACATGATCGACGACGGTGCGGCCGCTGAATCTTTTCGTCAGCCCTTCGATGTCAATGATGATGTCGCCGGTCATGGCGCGAGCCGGATGTCGAGCGGCTGGCCGACCTTGAGCATCGCCGCGTCGCCGACCGGCTTCGCATCTACGCGGAAGACCAGCTTGTCGCGGCTTTCCTTGGAATAGATGATCGGCGGCGTGAACTCCGCCTCTGTCGCGACGAATGTCACCTCCGCCGTCATGCCCGCCGCGCAGCCGTCGCAGCCGACGGTCACCGTCTTGCCCGGCGCGACGGCGGCGAGCATCCGCTCCGGCACGAAGAAGCGCACCTTGCGGTTCGCGTCCGGCAAGAGCGACACCACTGCCTGCCCGGCCGCCACCAGCTCGCCCGGCTCGTAGAACGTCTCCTCGATCAGCCCGTCCGCCGGCGCCTTGATCTGCCGCCGGTCAAGCGCCGTCCTCGCTTGCGCCAGGTCCGCCTGCATCGCCGCGACATTCTTCTGCGCCGCGTCGATTTCCTCCGGCCGGGCAGGGAGCTTGGCCACCAGCAACTGCCGCTCCGCGGCATCGGCCTGCGCCTGCGCCGAGTCCCGCTTGGCCTTTGCGTTATCGACCACCGATTGCGCCACCACGCCCCTTTGCAGGAGCGTGAGCTGCCGCGTGTAGTCGTCGTCCGTCTGCGTCAGCGTCGTCCGCGCCGCCGAAAGATTGGAGGCCAGCACTGCGACTTCCTCCGGCCGCTGCCCGGTCTGCAGGTTGGCAAGCTGCGCCTGCGCCTGCGCCAGCCGCGCATCGGCGCCTGCGACCTGCTGCTTCTGGTCGGCATCGTCGAGCGCGAACAGCACATTGCCCGCCTTGACGCGCGTCCCCGCGGTTGCCGCGCGCTCCACCACGCGCCCGCCGGCCTCGGCCGAGACGTAGACGTACGTGCCGTCGACATATCCCTGCAGCGGCGCATCGCTGCCCGTGCAGCCGGCGAGGAAGGCGAGGGAGAGAACTGCCGCGAGAACGCGCATGGTCATGACCGTTGCTCCGCGTCGAGGATGTCGTCGATCTGTTGGAGGATGATCCGCTTGATCAGCGCGCGCTCGCCGTCGCCGATCGCCTTCCACCCCATCTTGCGCAA
The sequence above is drawn from the Bauldia sp. genome and encodes:
- a CDS encoding HlyD family efflux transporter periplasmic adaptor subunit gives rise to the protein MTMRVLAAVLSLAFLAGCTGSDAPLQGYVDGTYVYVSAEAGGRVVERAATAGTRVKAGNVLFALDDADQKQQVAGADARLAQAQAQLANLQTGQRPEEVAVLASNLSAARTTLTQTDDDYTRQLTLLQRGVVAQSVVDNAKAKRDSAQAQADAAERQLLVAKLPARPEEIDAAQKNVAAMQADLAQARTALDRRQIKAPADGLIEETFYEPGELVAAGQAVVSLLPDANRKVRFFVPERMLAAVAPGKTVTVGCDGCAAGMTAEVTFVATEAEFTPPIIYSKESRDKLVFRVDAKPVGDAAMLKVGQPLDIRLAP